Proteins encoded by one window of Salmonirosea aquatica:
- a CDS encoding ATP-binding protein, which translates to MKRTGLYEWRFLGWTLVLMLLASGAECQSGRSMGESAPFDSLKQQISQLSQKKQYAQVARAYDSLGQLYHQQYGYNKHSLDAYFKGLHYYGLLGDSLGYYNEYIVIGDYYTHDYFMQGTAEKYLTKARQYFERTRNMPKVIESRLGLANIAQKRDPLPADLITQLRETEQLSAQYKQPQLQAYALNLLANTYSRVKKPDSAEYFANRSLKIASPLKINWLVALNHFYLGLVHQFRNESKEAIESYRKSFEIAESENDLSMLRELSRHTADSYSRLGEYEKAYEASLMTLDYANRFNTSEQTKSIRLQEYESQINTLAVEKQLIEEQNRTQRVVNSMLAVGLIISVLGVGTLVFLRRQQKLIAHQETVIAQQQIRELELKSLRAMIEGQEGERSRIARDLHDGLGIQLSRIKLFVEAHQDQLPLSVKEPLNQFLDEACTETRLISSNLRPYSLSTFGFIPALEDLVQKLNLVNETKLVLEHYGEVPPLGNEASVMIYRVVQELLNNALKHADAHTITVQVMASNETTLISVDDDGRGADFEQESLAGNGIANIHSRIAFLGGQVMWQSEPGRGTSVMISLPMEKITKPSLNTI; encoded by the coding sequence ATGAAACGTACCGGCCTGTATGAATGGAGGTTTTTAGGATGGACTTTAGTACTGATGCTCCTGGCATCAGGTGCTGAATGCCAGTCAGGTAGGTCTATGGGTGAATCGGCACCGTTCGACAGTCTCAAGCAGCAGATCAGTCAATTGTCACAAAAAAAGCAATACGCTCAGGTGGCCCGTGCCTACGATTCCCTGGGACAATTGTATCATCAGCAATACGGGTACAATAAGCATTCGCTGGATGCTTATTTCAAAGGATTGCACTATTATGGCCTACTGGGTGATTCGCTGGGGTACTACAACGAATATATCGTGATCGGGGATTACTACACCCACGATTATTTTATGCAGGGTACCGCCGAAAAGTACCTTACTAAAGCCCGGCAATATTTCGAGCGGACCCGGAATATGCCCAAAGTGATCGAGAGCCGCCTCGGCCTGGCCAACATTGCCCAGAAAAGGGATCCCTTACCGGCGGATTTGATCACCCAATTGCGCGAAACGGAACAGTTGAGCGCCCAATATAAGCAACCCCAGCTGCAGGCTTACGCCCTGAATTTGCTGGCCAATACCTATTCGAGAGTTAAAAAACCAGACTCCGCCGAATACTTTGCCAACCGGAGCTTGAAGATTGCCAGCCCGCTGAAAATCAATTGGCTCGTTGCCTTGAACCACTTTTACCTGGGCCTGGTGCATCAGTTCAGAAACGAGTCCAAAGAGGCCATTGAATCTTACCGGAAGAGTTTTGAAATAGCCGAATCAGAAAATGACCTGTCGATGCTGCGGGAACTGTCCCGGCATACCGCCGACAGCTATTCGCGGCTGGGTGAGTACGAAAAGGCGTACGAAGCGTCGCTGATGACACTCGATTATGCCAATCGGTTCAATACCTCCGAGCAGACCAAGAGCATTCGTTTGCAGGAATACGAAAGCCAGATCAACACGCTGGCTGTGGAAAAACAATTGATTGAGGAGCAAAACCGCACGCAGCGGGTCGTGAATTCTATGTTGGCAGTGGGTTTGATTATCAGTGTCTTGGGCGTGGGTACGCTGGTGTTTCTGCGCCGCCAGCAAAAGTTGATTGCGCATCAGGAAACGGTCATTGCCCAGCAGCAGATCCGGGAGCTGGAACTGAAATCGCTGCGCGCCATGATCGAAGGGCAGGAAGGCGAGCGTAGCCGCATCGCCCGCGACCTGCACGACGGACTGGGCATTCAGTTGTCTCGCATCAAGCTCTTCGTCGAGGCGCATCAGGATCAGTTGCCGCTGAGTGTCAAGGAGCCGCTGAACCAGTTTCTGGACGAAGCCTGTACCGAGACTCGACTGATTTCCAGTAATTTAAGACCTTACTCGCTCTCTACGTTTGGGTTCATTCCAGCTCTCGAAGATTTGGTGCAAAAGCTGAATCTGGTCAATGAGACAAAACTGGTCCTAGAACACTACGGTGAGGTACCCCCTTTGGGTAACGAGGCTTCGGTGATGATTTACCGGGTCGTGCAGGAACTACTCAACAACGCCCTCAAACACGCCGATGCGCACACCATAACCGTACAAGTCATGGCCAGCAACGAAACCACCCTCATCAGCGTGGACGACGACGGGCGTGGGGCCGATTTCGAGCAGGAATCACTCGCTGGAAACGGCATTGCCAATATCCATTCCCGCATTGCGTTTCTGGGCGGGCAGGTCATGTGGCAAAGTGAACCCGGCAGGGGTACCTCCGTGATGATTTCGCTGCCCATGGAAAAGATAACCAAACCGAGTTTGAATACAATCTGA
- a CDS encoding response regulator, translating into MIRVLIADDHNVFVEGIESLISGSPDIEVAERCFSVEAVMERLDQTVIDVVLLDISFPTIEAGLGLCDYISHTFPETKVVALTMHDDASLIKRVVKKGAKGYLLKNTTKLELIQAIKAVHEKKQYFNDTITHILLNDEPRSRKSSTGVALKPNLTPRETEVLALMAQGLTTQQMAAQMFVSAKAVEFHRSSLLMKFGVPNTALLIKTAMELQLIA; encoded by the coding sequence ATGATACGCGTACTTATTGCCGATGACCACAATGTATTCGTCGAAGGCATCGAATCGCTTATTTCGGGCTCGCCGGATATCGAAGTGGCCGAGCGCTGCTTCAGTGTGGAGGCGGTCATGGAGCGGCTGGATCAGACCGTGATCGATGTGGTTCTGCTGGATATTTCGTTTCCAACTATTGAGGCGGGCCTAGGCTTGTGTGACTACATCTCGCACACTTTTCCCGAAACCAAGGTTGTGGCGCTGACCATGCACGACGACGCCAGCCTGATCAAGCGGGTGGTGAAAAAGGGAGCTAAGGGGTACCTTCTGAAGAACACGACCAAGCTGGAACTGATACAGGCCATTAAAGCGGTACACGAAAAGAAACAGTATTTCAACGATACCATCACGCATATCCTGCTGAACGACGAGCCCAGAAGCCGTAAATCATCAACCGGAGTAGCCTTGAAACCCAATCTTACCCCGCGGGAAACGGAGGTCCTCGCCCTGATGGCGCAGGGGTTGACTACCCAGCAGATGGCCGCTCAAATGTTTGTGAGCGCCAAGGCGGTCGAGTTTCATCGCAGCAGTTTGCTGATGAAATTTGGGGTACCCAATACGGCGCTCTTGATCAAAACCGCCATGGAACTGCAATTAATTGCCTGA
- the rocD gene encoding ornithine--oxo-acid transaminase: MHPIDTTHSEATEHAIELEWRYGAHNYKPMPVVLNRGEGVHVWDVEGNKYLDFLSAYSAVSQGHCHPRIVNAMIEQARKLTLTSRAFHSDRLGECEKFMAEYFGYDKVLMMNSGVEGGETALKLTRKWAYKVKGVPQDQAVTVYATGNFWGRTLAAISSSTDPSSTDDYGPFLPGTALIPYNDLNALEAILQKNPNVAAFMVEPIQGEAGVVVPDEGYLKGVRALCTQYNVLFIADEVQTGIGRTGKRLACDWEGVKPDILVLGKALSGGTLPVSAALADDEVMLTILPGEHGSTYGGNPLACAVTMEALRVVEDENLAENAETMGRFFRGRMEALRAKIDLIQLVRGKGLLNAIVINDTEESNTAYKLCMNMMYKGLLCKPTHGNKIRFAPPLVIDEEQMDRACGIIEEAFLA; the protein is encoded by the coding sequence ATGCATCCTATCGATACCACCCACTCCGAAGCCACCGAACACGCCATCGAACTCGAGTGGAGGTATGGAGCCCACAACTACAAGCCCATGCCCGTGGTGCTGAACCGTGGCGAGGGCGTTCATGTGTGGGATGTGGAGGGCAATAAGTATCTGGATTTCCTGTCGGCCTACAGTGCGGTAAGCCAGGGGCACTGCCACCCGCGTATTGTAAATGCTATGATCGAACAGGCCCGGAAACTGACGCTAACTTCCCGCGCCTTCCACAGCGACCGGCTGGGTGAGTGCGAGAAATTCATGGCCGAGTATTTTGGCTACGACAAGGTACTGATGATGAACTCGGGCGTAGAAGGGGGCGAAACGGCCCTCAAACTTACCCGCAAATGGGCTTACAAAGTAAAAGGGGTACCTCAGGATCAGGCGGTGACGGTGTATGCTACGGGCAATTTCTGGGGACGTACCCTGGCGGCCATCTCTTCTTCAACCGACCCATCCAGTACCGACGACTACGGCCCGTTCCTACCGGGTACGGCGCTCATTCCCTACAACGACCTGAACGCGCTTGAGGCAATTCTACAAAAAAATCCCAACGTCGCGGCCTTCATGGTCGAGCCCATTCAGGGCGAAGCGGGCGTGGTGGTACCCGACGAGGGGTACCTTAAGGGCGTTCGTGCGCTTTGCACGCAGTACAACGTGCTTTTTATTGCCGATGAGGTACAGACGGGTATCGGCCGTACGGGCAAGCGCCTGGCTTGTGACTGGGAAGGCGTAAAGCCCGATATTCTGGTGCTGGGCAAGGCCCTTTCGGGGGGTACCCTACCCGTATCGGCTGCTCTGGCCGACGACGAAGTGATGCTCACGATCCTGCCTGGCGAACATGGCTCTACCTACGGCGGCAATCCGCTGGCCTGCGCCGTGACCATGGAAGCCCTGCGGGTCGTGGAAGACGAAAACCTGGCCGAAAACGCCGAGACAATGGGACGGTTTTTCCGGGGGCGTATGGAGGCGTTGCGGGCTAAAATCGATTTGATCCAGCTGGTACGGGGGAAAGGCCTGCTCAATGCCATCGTTATCAACGACACTGAAGAAAGCAACACTGCCTACAAACTCTGCATGAATATGATGTACAAAGGGCTGCTCTGCAAGCCCACCCACGGCAACAAAATTCGCTTCGCTCCGCCGTTGGTCATCGACGAAGAGCAGATGGACCGGGCCTGTGGGATCATCGAGGAAGCCTTTCTTGCCTAA
- a CDS encoding DUF5522 domain-containing protein, which yields MDTTGKKSPAESPRPALSKEDYYFNEEGLMVFTATYHLKRGYCCKSGCRHCPYGFHSSNS from the coding sequence TTGGACACCACTGGAAAAAAATCTCCGGCAGAGAGCCCCCGCCCTGCCCTTTCTAAGGAAGATTACTATTTCAATGAAGAAGGCTTGATGGTTTTTACCGCCACGTACCACCTCAAAAGGGGCTACTGCTGCAAGAGCGGCTGTCGACATTGTCCTTACGGCTTTCACTCATCCAACAGCTAA
- the rpmB gene encoding 50S ribosomal protein L28, producing the protein MAKVCQITGKRTRVGNNVSHANNKTKRKFYPNLQKKRFFVPSTGEWITLKVSTSALRTINKNGLEATIRKAYERGTLSI; encoded by the coding sequence ATGGCTAAGGTTTGTCAAATTACCGGAAAAAGAACTCGCGTTGGAAATAACGTTTCTCACGCCAATAATAAAACGAAGCGTAAATTTTACCCCAACCTGCAGAAGAAGCGTTTCTTCGTACCTTCTACGGGTGAGTGGATTACGCTGAAGGTTTCTACCTCGGCGCTGCGTACCATCAACAAAAACGGCCTCGAAGCTACCATTCGCAAGGCCTACGAGAGGGGTACCCTGAGCATCTAA